Proteins co-encoded in one Theileria equi strain WA chromosome 3, complete sequence genomic window:
- a CDS encoding hypothetical protein (encoded by transcript BEWA_009620A), whose amino-acid sequence MISAERSGQYDHLMFRPSKKRKGGSVDLHDTIDLSFIESDDFEKFIDSTRLTCSNRLRICKLNLVLYEQVVRSSERFRILLLVASKRYAGCWQSDLMRELSISPKELFVFLNSLCKLGLIYKLNVPHNRISKCLLKNTVKCYDEKAQGSSKKVDGGASRLQNSSSLCFYAKYFVIDKLPEHIRSICFRNINENAEIALISMLEREENHILLESDWKAAYFKMAMEEIKSLNTRIENYIISRSYISFRKLLESKNKISRTFAWCPQTGHFERCIMLYKGPIDDTIKINLNGLLIPNRSICVINLKKFEGAEDRSEINQKISPTNMDFSGHSAQEYIYYVIKLSQNGAIAKDINRYVPIKYRQLSKILFNFESTGLVVKETERSGKTFMYRYYVNKETQAAKDDIIPELLTIDGATTEEVPSHGTTFTKKEDISYPEFLSRQRLYYTDESVYVKDFDLIFGKLLELPKQVNTIMFKRRMVLFHNYIDCFKAATFSNIAAFYNDMENLNTNVDRKTVVRVSQYVVTTLKYIKKLKSDKLKGTKLSVAIVYDSRYYNDLDAYNYIRSDIVRKRNILSSHAAALKSKINDSFKNLEDVNSIKESSIIPDINQNEIIMSQLNIQIPSVVKNISVNQQNPHSKGEDITTNFSQKLLSSNGFIFPIVTRIRRLHLFLTDIFSDSSRFSTLDALNSMNLELFFQLIGCGYEVSNINQYYESTTLIRDLPDDILKSLSIGFGRRDPVQILNNLLNFLLRMKLLLMHEIYSDTSAKCIVEWELVKSINLHSFLHPDSIIGTYDLLKSPEIYWNSLKIEVDNYINGKFDELPSIMHIKEIFVRKNWKRVFYLSNVVRNELDMAVSNWLKLSCNRLNEKSLLKCFHVPFQIVSFLSNRFNVPSTQIFNFILNKIKSNRYTTPYATDDLIVHKIIRNISKDSEYLWLSRFVIAERLCNAIFQYMYTCKSTMEDGKNGDDVVMEEKEELPAQSSLEDIWKFMSILFEKKYTPEECVSIFDYILNKSTYNSRLLKRLRKLASSDIITCALNCNVPMLLSCNKTTEHHQDTYITKLKSLIFTPAVNWRQTFSSYFTDTKKLKIILKSWVDRGWIVRTKKKTHIFGKYKLNTISKIKLFGKFSDLHFYANVLISNFSLFSPNNNLKNTAVNRNEHDDCKTESSISKCLDMNIYSVYNLMEQLAKEHASLEPRWSNNNNNIDKKAKYNYARLIDGGITKHINGSSSDTLSISSVEAKITDGQIVSENINMLQKDAITKDLVCGNQITDILNPLESEIILSNNMNSHFPLISYTYSFDPEVKENKLRYKPLHIKPLESRNIFTLDEIFQYLIHNVFDDFPTSVNLEAYLYKLVDIVRGSEEMGISYSNLMGKFRDMTPYKDVSDVFSIVLTAAQLLRFVLRLATGAEYTFIYWEYGQNLLVDKQRILYDTQEQGVSTCIQRPEYISPLFWILWEDQPFSVSSENLNNFIGSLQAFVSDSQREAFVSNFSRTNLAVFTSLDGHLNRGFLAFVSLRIFFMLKEKPGQTLEEVWKELVILDECEVEMLLESMVSIGLLLVKSIESHNVRTEPIFIPLDLSDSGSIRLYYAQESSITLWKFRHILVPFLK is encoded by the exons ATGATTTCAGCTGAAAGGTCTGGACAATATGACCACTTGATGTTCAGACCAAGCAAAAAAAGGAAGGGTGGATCTGTAGATTTACATGATACCATTGATCTCTCATTTATTGAATCAGatgattttgaaaaattcaTAGATTCCACACGGTTGACATGTTCAAATCGTCTGAGAATATGCAAATTAAATTTGGTTTTATATGAGCAAGTTGTTAGAAGTAGTGAACGGTTCCGCATATTGCTATTAGTAGCATCAAAAAGATATGCAGGATGTTGGCAATCAGATTTGATGAGAGAACTATCTATATCACCAAAGGAACTATTTGTGTTTCTTAATTCGTTATGCAAACTGGGAttgatttataaattaaaTGTACCTCATAACCGCATATCAAAATGTTTGTTAAAGAATACTGTTAAATGCTATGATGAAAAGGCACAAGGTTCATCAAAAAAGGTAGATGGTGGAGCATCAAGATTGCAAAATTCCTCCTCTCTATGTTTTTATGCAAAATACTTTGTCATTGATAAGCTTCCTGAGCATATCAGATCTATATGCTTCAGAAATATCAATGAAAACGCAGAAATAGCATTAATAAGTATGCTTGAGCGCGAAGAAAACCATATTTTACTGGAAAGTGATTGGAAAGCCGCGTATTTTAAGATGGCAATGGAAGAGATAAAATCCTTAAATACCCGGATAGAAAACTATATAATATCACGGAGCTATATATCTTTTCGTAAGTTGTTGGAatcaaagaataaaattaGTCGCACATTTGCATGGTGTCCACAAACAGGACATTTTGAAAGGTGTATAATGTTATATAAGGGTCCCATAGATGATACAATAAAAATAAACTTGAATGGTTTGCTTATCCCAAATAGATCAATATGTGttataaatttgaaaaagTTTGAAGGCGCTGAGGATCGTTCGGAAATTAACCAGAAAATTTCTCCTACTAACATGGATTTTAGCGGTCATTCAGCTCAAGAATACATTTATTACGTCATAAAACTATCTCAGAATGGTGCGATTGCCAAAGATATAAACCGATATGTCCCTATAAAATATAGACAGCTTTCAAAAATCCTCTTTAATTTTGAATCGACAGGCCTGGTTGTAAAGGAAACAGAGCGTTCTGGGAAGACATTCATGTATCGTTATTACGTTAACAAAGAAACGCAAGCtgctaaagatgatataATTCCAGAATTACTAACTATCGACGGCGCAACCACAGAAGAGGTTCCTTCGCATGGAACTACCTTCACAAAAAAGGAGGATATAAGTTACCCAGAGTTTTTGTCAAGACAGAGGTTGTATTATACAGATGAATCAGTTTATGTTAAGGACTTTGATCttatctttggaaaattGTTAGAATTGCCAAAGCAAGTGAATACTATAATGTTCAAGAGACGTATGGTGTTATTTCACAACTATATAGATTGCTTTAAAGCCGCTACATTTTCCAACATTGCAGCATTTTATAATGATATGGAGAACTTGAATACTAACGTTGATCGAAAAACTGTAGTAAGAGTGTCACAATATGTAGTAACAACGttaaaatatatcaaaaaaCTTAAATCTGACAAGTTGAAGGGTACAAAATTATCTGTAGCCATAGTTTATGATTCCAGATATTATAATGATTTGGATGCCTACAATTATATACGTTCGGATATTGTGCGTAAAAGGAACATATTGTCGTCTCACGCTGCTGCATTGAAATCTAAGATTAATGActcatttaaaaatttggaggATGTAAATAGTATAAAAGAGTCTTCTATTATTCCAGATATTAATCAGAATGAAATAATAATGAGCCAACTTAACATACAGATACCCTCTGTCGTTAAAAATATATCGGTAAATCAGCAAAATCCACATAGTAAAGGTGAGGATATCACAACAAATTTTAGTCAGAAGCTTTTGTCATCCAATGGGTTCATATTTCCAATAGTGACTAGAATTAGGCGATTGCATCTCTTCTTGACAGATATATTCAGTGATTCATCTCGTTTTTCTACTCTAGACGCATTAAACTCTATGAATCTGGAACTTTTTTTCCAGCTTATTGGCTGTGGATATGAGGTCTCAAATATTAATCAATATTACGAATCTACTACACTTATAAGAGACTTGCCGGATGATATcttgaaaagtttgtcaATAGGATTTGGAAGGCGTGACCCGGttcaaattttaaataatcTTTTGAACTTCTTATTAAGAATGAAGTTGTTACTAATGCACGAAATTTACTCTGATACATCGGCAAAATGTATAGTGGAGTGGGAGTTAGTAAAATCAATAAACCTTCACAGTTTTCTTCATCCTGATTCCATAATTGGTACATACGATTTGCTTAAATCTCCAGAAATTTATTGGAACAGTTTAAAGATTGAAGTAGATAATTACATAAATGGGAAATTTGATGAGCTACCGTCAATTATGCATATAAAAGAGATTTTTGTAAGGAAAAATTGGAAGAGGGTCTTTTATTTAAGCAATGTTGTTCGTAACGAACTCGATATGGCCGTATCTAATTGGTTGAAATTATCTTGCAATCGTTTAAACGAGAAAAGCCTCCTGAAATGTTTTCATGTTCCATTTCAGATTGTTTCATTCCTTTCAAATAGGTTCAATGTACCCAGCACTCAAATATTTAATTTCATTTTGAACAAAATTAAGTCTAACAGATACACCACTCCTTACGCCACTGATGATCTCATTGTACACAAAATTATAAGAAACATCAGCAAAGATTCTGAATATTTATGGCTTAGCCGGTTTGTAATAGCAGAACGACTTTGCAATGCTATCTTCCAGTATATGTATACGTGCAAAAGTACAATGGaggatggtaaaaatggagatgatgtTGTtatggaagaaaaagaagagttACCTGCACAGTCATCATTGGAAGACATATGGAAATTCATGTCCATTTTGTTCGAAAAGAAGTACACTCCggaagaatgtgtatcCATATTTGATTATATATTAAACAAATCAACATATAACTCAAGGTTATTAAAAAGACTTCGGAAATTGGCTTCTAGTGATATCATAACTTGTGCATTAAATTGCAATGTACCAATGCTCTTGTCTTGCAACAAAACAACCGAACACCACCAAGATACATATATTACAAAGTTAAAATCCTTGATATTTACACCTGCAGTTAATTGGAGACAAACCTTTTCCTCCTATTTTACGGACACTAAAAAATTAAAGATAATCTTAAAATCATGGGTTGATAGGGGATGGATTGTAAGAACTAAGAAAAAAACCCATATTTTTGGCAAATACAAGCTGAATacaatttccaaaattaAACTGTTCGGTAAATTTTCGgatttgcatttttatGCAAATGTGTTGatttcaaatttttcattGTTTTCTCCGAATAATAATCTGAAGAATACTGCAGTTAATAGGAACGAACATGACGATTGTAAAACAGAGAGTTCTATTTCAAAATGTCTGGATATGAATATATATTCAGTTTATAATTTAATGGAGCAATTAGCAAAAGAACATGCCTCATTGGAACCAAGGTGGTCtaataataataataatattGACAAAAAAGCTAAATACAATTATGCCAGATTGATCGATGGGGGTATAACTAAGCATATAAATGGTTCTAGTTCTGATACTTTATCTATTTCTTCTGTTGAGGCAAAAATCACTGATGGGCAGATTGTCTCAGAAAACATAAATATGTTGCAAAAGGATGCAATTACCAAGGATCTTGTTTGTGGAAATCAGATTACAGATATCCTTAATCCACTGGAATCTGAGATTATACTTTCAAATAATATGAATTCTCATTTTCCTCTTATAAGTTATACTTATAGTTTTGACCCTGAAGTGaaggaaaacaaacttCGTTACAAACCATTACATATTAAACCTTTGGAATCTagaaatatttttacaCTGGATGAGATTTTTCAATACCTGATACATAATGTATTTGATGATTTTCCTACAAGTGTAAATTTGGAAGCTTATCTATACAAATTGGTAGATATTGTAAGGGGTTCAGAGGAGATGGGTATATCTTATTCCAATCTAATGGGCAAATTTAGGGATATGACTCCATATAAGGACGTTTCAGATGTATTTTCTATTGTACTGACAGCTGCTCAACTTCTAAGATTTGTGTTACGACTAGCCACAGGTGCAGAGTATACCTTTATATACTGGGAATACGGCCAAAACTTGTTGGTCGATAAACAAAGGATTCTTTATGATACACAAGAACAGGGGGTATCAACCTGTATTCAACGACCTGAATATATTTCACCACTTTTTTGGATTCTCTGGGAAGATCAACCATTTTCTGTGAGTTCTGAGAATTTGAACAACTTTATTGGATCCTTGCAAGCATTTGTGAGCGACAGCCAGAGAGAGGCTTTTGTTTCCAATTTCTCTAGGACGAACTTGGCGGTATTCACATCACTAGATGGGCATTTGAACAGGGGGTTTCTAGCTTTTGTATCCTTGAGAATATTCTTCATGTTGAAAGAAAAACCAGGGCAAACATTAGAggag GTTTGGAAGGAACTGGTTATCCTGGATGAATGCGAAGTAGAAATGTTGCTGGAATCTATGGTAAGCATCGGTCTTCTGTTAGTAAAATCTATTGAATCGCACAATGTAAGAACGGAGCCAATATTTATTCCGTTAGATTTGTCAGATTCTGGATCCATAAGACTATATTATGCCCAAGAATCATCAATAACGCTCTGGAAATTTAGACACATATTAGTACCGTTTTTAAAGTGA
- a CDS encoding septum formation protein MAF, putative (encoded by transcript BEWA_009630A), protein MDVFSVVGLGDLFSDPNKVWIVLATESEVRATILRNNLRIKNVLMMGSGFKEDLDKDSYTSVGDYCKDTAEQKAHLVAQRIFSAKGIEEKTQVLKYLKSPFAPIDKDFDLDKIQLVIGADTAGDYNGIIYEKPQSREEAKKQLVSYTLGHHYIHTGVGIFVRSQGYNQSAAKFYDTTRVKFQTLSDVDIERLLDTEEYKGTAGSYRVSGVGESLIEYMDGSYTNIMGLPAQKVSSAIAKIAKTYKLN, encoded by the exons ATGGATGTATTCTCTGTTGTTGGTCTAGGGGATTTATTCTCTGATCCTAATAAAGTATGGATTGTCCTGGCAACGGAATCCGAGGTACGTGCAACTATACTTCGCAATAATTTGCGcattaaaaatgtgttGATGATGGGATCTGGTTTCAAAGAAGACTTAGATAAAGATTCATATACTTCTGTTGGCGACTACTGTAAAGATACAGCAGAACAAAAGGCACATTTGGTTGCACAAAGAATATTTTCTGCTAAAGGAATTGAAGAAAAGACACAAGTCCTAAAATATCTTAAGTCACCATTTGCTCCAATCGATAAAGACTTCGATCTTGATAAG ATCCAACTAGTAATTGGTGCCGATACAGCAGGGGATTATAATGGTATAATTTACGAAAAACCACAAAGCAGGGAAGAGGCCAAGAAGCAACTTGTATCCTACACTCTTGGACATCATTATATTCACACTGGTGTTGGTATATTCGTAAGAAGTCAGGGATATAACCAATCTGCTGCAAAATTTTATGATACCACTAGAGTAAAGTTCCAGACGCTGTCGGATGTGGACATAGAGAGGTTACTGGACACTGAAGAATACAAGGGAACTGCAG GTTCTTATCGTGTTTCCGGTGTTGGTGAATCCTTAATTGAGTATATGGATGGCTCTTACACCAATATTATGGGTTTGCCTGCGCAAAAAGTCTCTAGTGCTATCGCTAAAATCGCAAAGACATATAAATTAAACTAA